Genomic segment of Synechococcus sp. A15-28:
GATCGTGGCGCTCGACCCACGCTCAGATGCACGGAACGACCTGCCAGGTGGAGATCTTCAGCGATCTGACTGCCGGATTGGCCATTGCCGACGACCAGCACTGGACCATCGGGGAGTGCCTCGGGATTGCGGTAGGACCGAGCATCCAGTTGCTGCACAGATGCTGGTAGGCGTTCGGCGTATGGATGACGTCGGGGGATGTGATAGCCCCCAGTGGCAACGATGACGTGTTCGGCCTCAATGACTCCCTCACTGGTGTCGAGGCGATACCCGTTCACAATGGGCTTCAACCGCGAGACGGCCACGCCCTCGCGAAGGTCGGCATTGACATGCTGAGCGAAGCGCTGGAGATAGTCCACAATCGACGACTTGCCCATGAAGCCTTCGGGCTGATCACCGTTGTAGGGAAAGTCGGGCAGACGGCATTGCCAGTTCGGTGTGACGAGGCAGAAGGAATCCCAGCGCTGTTGGTCCCAGGCGTACGCCACACGATTCTTCTCAAGAACGAGGGGTCGTATGCCTTGTTGCTGCAAGGCATAGGCAGCAGAAAGACCCGCCTGACCAGCACCAATGACCACTGCCGAACGTCGCTGGATTGACGTGTTGATTTGCGCGACCACTTGCAACGTCGACTTGCAAAAAACCTTTTAAAGGTATTGCTCGCTAAACGAACGATGCTGTAGTGAAAAGCACGGAATCGTCAATTGAGTGATCTGCTGAATTCGTTGATTTGGTTGCAATAGGCACATCGCTGATCGCCGCAGAAGAGTCACGATTGAATAGCTTATAAAAAATTTACATGCCTGCCGTAGATCGTCCCGCCAATCAGCCTGGCGACTTCCTGGTTGACTACGAGGAAAAGGTTTTTCCTGATGTGAAAGCCGAGCCTGGTGAAAAGGCTCTTGTCACATTTCATACCGTCGCTTTCGAGGGCTCGATTGGCCTGGTGAATTTGCTTCAAGCCAGTCGGCTGATCAACAAGGGCTTCGAAACCTCCGTTCTGCTCTATGGTCCAGGCGTGACATTGGGCGTGATGCGCGGCTTCCCTAAGCTTGGTGATGCGGCATTTGATGGTCACCTGAATTTCAATGCACGCCTGCAAAAATTCATGGATCAAGGAGGGAAAGTGTATGCCTGTCGCTTTGCTTTGCAGGCCTTGTATGGCCACGGTGAAAAAGCGTTGATGCCTGGAATCACTCCTGTGAATCCACTTGATGTTCTCGATATTGTCTTGATGCACCGGAAGGAAGGCGCCTTCATTCTTGACACCTGGACGCTCTGATTCTTTCCGGAGGCTCTCCACTGTGACCATAGTCAAAGTTGCTGCCGCGCAGATCCGTCCCGTCCTGTTCAGCCTGGACGGATCCCTGCAAAGAGTGCTGGATGCCATTGCCGAAGCCGCGGCTCAAGGCGTGGAATTGATCGTTTTTCCTGAAACGTTTCTGCCCTATTACCCCTATTTCTCGTTTGTTGAACCTCCGGTCTTGATGGGGAGATCCCATCTGGAGTTGTATGAGCAGGCTGTGGTGGTTCCTGGCCCTGTCACCGATGCCGTTGCGGCTGCTGCCCGTCAGCACGGCATGCAGGTTCTGTTGGGCGTCAACGAACGTGATGGCGGAACGCTTTACAACACCCAGTTGTTGTTTAACAGCTGTGGAGAACTTGTTCTGAAGCGGCGAAAAATCACGCCGACTTACCACGAGCGGATGGTCTGGGGCCAAGGGGACGGCTCAGGTCTCAAGGTGGTGCAGACGCCTTTGGCTCGTATTGGCGCTTTGGCCTGCTGGGAGCACTACAACCCCCTAGCCCGTTACGCCTTGATGGCCCAGGGGGAGGAGATCCACTGCGCTCAGTTCCCGGGCTCATTGGTGGGCCCGATCTTCTCGGAACAGACCGCCGTCACCATGCGCCATCACGCTCTTGAGGCCGGGTGTTTCGTGATTTGTTCCACCGGTTGGTTGCATCCCGATGACTATGCATCGATCACGTCTGAGTCGGGTCTTCACAAGGCGTTTCAAGGGGGGTGTCACACCGCTGTGATCAGCCCTGAGGGCCGTTATCTGGCAGGTCCTTTGCCGGATGGAGAGGGGTTGGCGATCGCCGATCTCGATCTTGCCCTGATTACCAAGCGCAAACGGATGATGGACAGCGTCGGGCATTACAGCCGCCCAGAACTGCTGTCGTTGCAGATCAACAGTTCTCCTGCGGTTCCCGTTCAAGACATTTCGACTGCATCGGTTCCATTGGATCCGGCCACAGCTCCCGATGCCCTGTCATCGATGGAGGCCTTGAACCATGTCTGAGCTTGGTCGCCTGGTAACTGAATTGCAGGTGCATGGCGTGCGGGTTGACCCTGTGAAGGGCAATCCGGGACGACGGGGAGGTGCAGGTCCCTCCGACCACCGTGCCTTGGATCTCGATGGCACCACCGTGATGGTGCCCGTCTACAACGATGCCTCCGCTGGGTCTCCCTACAAGTTGGCATCCTCCGGTGCTGCTCTTGCCATTGAGGGACCCGAGCAGCATTGCACTGCTGAGATCACAACACCACGTGAGCCAGCGTTTTACGGCTTGAGCACAGCCGATGGAATCTCCTACCGATCGATTGCCTTGCTGCACAGCAAGGATGTATTGGCCACAACGTTGCTGCAGACCTGCATTCGTTTTCGGGATCGATCCCAGTCGTGCCAGTTTTGCGCGATTGAACAGTCGATCGAGGACGGGGCCTTGGTGCGCAAATCGCCTGAGCAGGTGGCGGAAGTGGCGGCAGCGGCTGTCCGACTGGACGGGGTCAAGCAACTGGTGATGACCACCGGAACACCCAACAGTGACGATCGCGGAGCCCGTCTGATGGCTGAAACCGCGGAAGCCGTCAAGCGTCGGGTGAATCTACCGATCCAGGGCCAATGTGAACCTCCGGAAGATCCGCGCTGGTACCAGCGCATGAAGGACGCTGGAATTGACAGTCTCGGCATGCATCTGGAGGTGGTGGAGCCGGATGTGCGGCGTCGGATCCTTCCCGGGAAATCGGAGCTCAGTCTTGAGCGTTACTACGAGGCCTTCGCGGATGCCGTTGCGGTGTTCGGTCGCGGTGAAGTATCCACGTATCTGCTGGCCGGCCTGGGTGACAGCAAGGAGGCCTTGCTCGACTGCTGCCTACGGTTGATTGAACTCGGGGTGTACCCCTTTGTGGTGCCCTTTGTGCCGATCTCCGGAACACCCTTGGAGAGCCATCCATCACCGGACAGCTCCTTCATGGTTGATGTGTATCAGGGTGTTGCCGCGATGTTGAAGGCGGGGGACCTTCGATCCGAGCGGATGTCCGCCGGTTGTGCCAAATGCGGGGCTTGCTCCGCACTCTCATTGTTCGAGCAAGTGTCGTAGTCATGGTTTCGTGTCTTGATCCCAGCAGCTGCGGCATTGGCCGCAGCATCAGTTCCGCGCCCCACTTATTCACGCCCTCGGTGCGCGCTGGCATTGGTATCGATGCCGATGATTTCCGTCTGTCTCCCACCGCGAGTTCCAATCGTTTCACCTTTCATCTTCTGCGTGCCGACGCGCCGCTGATCCAGGGGTATTGGTCGTTGCGGCGCAACATCTTCTGCAGCGAGCAGCATGTGTTTGAAGCGTCTGATTGTGATGATCTCGACGCGATCGCCTACCCCATTGCGGCGGTGCATCACAGTTCAGAGCCAGCGCATGACGATGGCGTTGAAACCGATGTAGTTGGCGTGGTGCGGATTGTGGAAACAGAGCCGCGACTTTGGTATGGCGGTCGCCTCGGCGTGCATTCCGATTTCCGCCGTCATAACCAGATTGGCAAGGGGTTGATCTGGAAGGCTGTCACCACTGCCAATGGCTGGGGATGTGACCGTTTCCTGGCCACGGTGCAGATTCAGAACGTCCGCTTTTTCCGCCGCTTGCACTGGACCTCGATCGATCAACTTGAGATTCGGGGCATACCCCATCACCTGATGGAAGCGGATCTCAACTACTACCTGCCCTCATGTGAGCAACGACCGTTCGCCTCGCATCACCTGTCAACTGCGGCGTGAATAACGTGGGCCTTGTGAACGCCTTGCGCAGGACCAGTGGTCTGTTGGCGAAGCGCGATATTCGCTCGGCCGCTGCCACCTTTTACCATCAGCCCTTCCCGCAGCTGGGTTTGGCCGGGATGCTGGGTGATGACGCTGCTGTGCTGCCTGCGCAGAGCGGTCAACTGTTGTTGGCCTGTGAGGGGATGAATCCAGAGCTCGTTGAAGAGGACCCCTGGTTTGCAGGTTGGAGTGGGGTGCTGGTCAATCTCAGTGACATCGCGGCTATGGGGGGGCGACCGCTGGCGCTTGTGAACAGCGTGTGGAGCGGCCATGTGGAGGGGATGAGCAGCCTTCTGGATGGGATGCGTTTTGCGTGTGATCGCTTCGGTGTCCCCATGGTTGGTGGCCACTCCAACCAGCAGAGCTTTTATCAGGCGCTCTCGGTGTCTGTTCTCGGTGTCGCGGAGGGTCCCGTCCTGTCCGCTCGCGCAGCACGTTCTGGCGATGAGCTGTGGATGCTGGTGAACAAAACAGGAGGCTTCTATCGCCACTACCCCTTCTGGGATGCTGCGACCCATGCCCCGCCTGAGCGTCTTCGTGCGCAACTTGCCTTAATGCCCACGCTGGCCGCTGAACGGCTGGTGCACGCCGCCAAGGACATCAGCATGGGAGGCATCACCGGCACCGCTGTGATGTTTGCCGAGGCGTGTGGTCATCAGTTAATCCTTGACCTGGATGCCGTGGAACGACCTGAAGACATCCGCGACGAAGCTTGGCTGACCTGCTTCCCGAGCTTCGGATATCTGCTGGCTGTCGCCCCTTCGCGTACTGCAGCCTTGACGCAATTGATCTCACGTGATTCCACGTTGATTTGTTGCCGTGTCGGACACTTTGCCATGGGCGATTGCAGCGTGCTGTTGCAACATTCAGGTGAGACCCATCATTTCTGGGATGGAGGCGATCCGCTCACTGGTTTTGGCTGTGTTCGATGAAACAGTCATGAGCAATGTTGCCGTGCAGAATCGATGAGTAAAGCAACGATCCATGCCTGAAGTTCGCTTTCAACTGGAGTGGCCAGACGGGCAATCCAGTACGTTATATTCGCCATCAACGGTGATTCTCGATTATTTCCGACCTGGCGATTCGCTGTTGGTTTCTGAGCTTGAGGCGCGCGGAGTTGAAGCTCTTCGTGCAGCGTCAGAGCGCGTTCGTGCGAGGTTTGGCTTTGCCTGTACGCGTGCGGACGAAGAAGAATCTCTTCTGCGCCAATGGGTCTCTCGCTACAGCTCCAATGACACGGTTCATGTGACCAGTCAACTTTCCTGATTGTCATTTTTACGGATTTCTTTTTTATGTCTGGAAAACCTCCTTTCCCCCCGTTCACCCTGGAAACGGCTCGCCAGAAAGCGCGCATGGCGGAAAATGCTTGGAACAGTAAGGATCCCGACAAGGTCTCATTGGCTTACACCGAAGACAGCGTGTGGAGAAATCGCAGTGAATTCATTCACGGCCGCGCTGAAATCCTCGCTTTTCTACAGCGCAAATGGGCCAAAGAACTGGATTACAAACTGATCAAAGAAGTCTGGGCCTGTAGCGATAACCGGATTGCTGTGCGCTTTCAGTACGAGTGGCATGACGCCGAGGGCCAGTGGTTCAGAGCCCACGGCAACGAGAACTGGGAGTTTGCCGAGAACGGCTTGATGCGCAGACGTGAAGCCAGTATTAATGATGTTCCGATCGCTGAGAGCGACCGCCTGTTCAGCTGGGGGGATGGTCCGCGTCCGGACGATTTCCCGGGTTTGACGGACCTGGGACTCTGAATTGATGGGGCAAGGCCGCTACTCACTGCCGCAGGCAATCACCTCCATCGTGGACCTGCGGCTGTTCATGGAACACCACGTGTTCGCGGTGTGGGATTTCATGCTCCTGCTCAAGACCTTGCAGCAGCACCTGGCTCCTTCCGGCGTTCCCTGGGTGCCACCAACCCATCCCGAGATTGCTGGCCTGGTGAACAGCTTGGTAGCGGAAGAGGAATGTGATCTTCTGCCTGGCAGCCTTGGGGGACCTCTTCATCTCTCCCATTTCGGGATTTACAGGCGAGCAATGGTGGAGATCGAGGCGAACACTTCGGTCATCGATGCGGTGTTGGAGTTGACGTCGTGTGGTGATCTCGCCTCTGCTTTGCACCATCCGGAAATTCCAGCGCCATCGGCTCGTTTCCTACGCACTACCCAGGCGTTGATCGCCTCCGGGGAAGTGCACGCGCTGGCGGCGGCGTTTGCCTATGGCCGGGA
This window contains:
- a CDS encoding MSMEG_0570 family nitrogen starvation response protein; translated protein: MPEVRFQLEWPDGQSSTLYSPSTVILDYFRPGDSLLVSELEARGVEALRAASERVRARFGFACTRADEEESLLRQWVSRYSSNDTVHVTSQLS
- a CDS encoding MSMEG_0572/Sll0783 family nitrogen starvation response protein, whose amino-acid sequence is MPAVDRPANQPGDFLVDYEEKVFPDVKAEPGEKALVTFHTVAFEGSIGLVNLLQASRLINKGFETSVLLYGPGVTLGVMRGFPKLGDAAFDGHLNFNARLQKFMDQGGKVYACRFALQALYGHGEKALMPGITPVNPLDVLDIVLMHRKEGAFILDTWTL
- a CDS encoding sll0787 family AIR synthase-like protein: MNNVGLVNALRRTSGLLAKRDIRSAAATFYHQPFPQLGLAGMLGDDAAVLPAQSGQLLLACEGMNPELVEEDPWFAGWSGVLVNLSDIAAMGGRPLALVNSVWSGHVEGMSSLLDGMRFACDRFGVPMVGGHSNQQSFYQALSVSVLGVAEGPVLSARAARSGDELWMLVNKTGGFYRHYPFWDAATHAPPERLRAQLALMPTLAAERLVHAAKDISMGGITGTAVMFAEACGHQLILDLDAVERPEDIRDEAWLTCFPSFGYLLAVAPSRTAALTQLISRDSTLICCRVGHFAMGDCSVLLQHSGETHHFWDGGDPLTGFGCVR
- a CDS encoding Nit6803 family nitrilase, translated to MTIVKVAAAQIRPVLFSLDGSLQRVLDAIAEAAAQGVELIVFPETFLPYYPYFSFVEPPVLMGRSHLELYEQAVVVPGPVTDAVAAAARQHGMQVLLGVNERDGGTLYNTQLLFNSCGELVLKRRKITPTYHERMVWGQGDGSGLKVVQTPLARIGALACWEHYNPLARYALMAQGEEIHCAQFPGSLVGPIFSEQTAVTMRHHALEAGCFVICSTGWLHPDDYASITSESGLHKAFQGGCHTAVISPEGRYLAGPLPDGEGLAIADLDLALITKRKRMMDSVGHYSRPELLSLQINSSPAVPVQDISTASVPLDPATAPDALSSMEALNHV
- a CDS encoding MSMEG_0568 family radical SAM protein, which gives rise to MSELGRLVTELQVHGVRVDPVKGNPGRRGGAGPSDHRALDLDGTTVMVPVYNDASAGSPYKLASSGAALAIEGPEQHCTAEITTPREPAFYGLSTADGISYRSIALLHSKDVLATTLLQTCIRFRDRSQSCQFCAIEQSIEDGALVRKSPEQVAEVAAAAVRLDGVKQLVMTTGTPNSDDRGARLMAETAEAVKRRVNLPIQGQCEPPEDPRWYQRMKDAGIDSLGMHLEVVEPDVRRRILPGKSELSLERYYEAFADAVAVFGRGEVSTYLLAGLGDSKEALLDCCLRLIELGVYPFVVPFVPISGTPLESHPSPDSSFMVDVYQGVAAMLKAGDLRSERMSAGCAKCGACSALSLFEQVS
- a CDS encoding MSMEG_0567/Sll0786 family nitrogen starvation N-acetyltransferase; the protein is MVSCLDPSSCGIGRSISSAPHLFTPSVRAGIGIDADDFRLSPTASSNRFTFHLLRADAPLIQGYWSLRRNIFCSEQHVFEASDCDDLDAIAYPIAAVHHSSEPAHDDGVETDVVGVVRIVETEPRLWYGGRLGVHSDFRRHNQIGKGLIWKAVTTANGWGCDRFLATVQIQNVRFFRRLHWTSIDQLEIRGIPHHLMEADLNYYLPSCEQRPFASHHLSTAA
- a CDS encoding DUF3050 domain-containing protein produces the protein MGQGRYSLPQAITSIVDLRLFMEHHVFAVWDFMLLLKTLQQHLAPSGVPWVPPTHPEIAGLVNSLVAEEECDLLPGSLGGPLHLSHFGIYRRAMVEIEANTSVIDAVLELTSCGDLASALHHPEIPAPSARFLRTTQALIASGEVHALAAAFAYGRELLVPNLFRGLLDRLTVLELPCPTLRWYLERHIVLDGDSHGPLAETMVLTLAGNDPAAHQTVQTVRRQVLAERSAFWDAIENQLRDRSQTNRSGGEHSQMLSSVLV
- a CDS encoding nuclear transport factor 2 family protein; translated protein: MSGKPPFPPFTLETARQKARMAENAWNSKDPDKVSLAYTEDSVWRNRSEFIHGRAEILAFLQRKWAKELDYKLIKEVWACSDNRIAVRFQYEWHDAEGQWFRAHGNENWEFAENGLMRRREASINDVPIAESDRLFSWGDGPRPDDFPGLTDLGL